The window GAGAGAGTCCGATGAGACAGAACGTATCATGTTCTTTATCATGATGTTTGGCTGACCCGCCGGGGTCGAAGTGATTCGCTCTACTCGCCTTCGTTGCGCCGCATCCTGAATGGGTTGCAGCCTGAACCTTTTGCGCATAAGTTGTCGGGCATCCCGCTGTGAAACCTCGACGCGATACGTATTCTGAGTGTGCTGAAGAACTTTCAGCTTCGGGGCGATTTTGTGGACATCCTCAATCGTCCGCCCCTGGAAGAGCCCGAGCGTCGCAAGAGTGATCTCATCTTCTCCGCGGAAGTTTTCATAGGTGGGGTACAAGGCATATGCCGCCGCGAGAAATCCGAACACGTACCTGAGTGCCTTCGTCCACGAAATCCCCGGAATCCTCGGGTAGAGGCTTTTTGCGAAACCCCAACCGATGAGGGAAAGACCGACGCCGATTGCAACGAGAACAAACCGTGGCGATTCCATTCCGATCTTAGCCCGAGAGATGATTCTGAACACAAAGACCCATACGACAATCACTTCAGCGAGAATCGCCACAGCGAAGATCTTCTTCACGAGATCCATTGAAATTGATTTCGTCTCTGGCTCAGGAAGGGACCCTGTATTCGGGCGTTCGGAATTGTCGGTCGGCATACTCATGCTCCGGAGAGAATTCGAGATGAACCATCACGGTGTGATATCTTCAGACCGGTGGAAGAGAACCGGCTGAGACATCAGGTTGAGTTGAGGGGGATTGAACAGAAGCTACTGCATTGTAGCTGCAATATCAACGCTAACAGGAGAGTGGGAATCAGGCGATGGTGTAGCTAGAAGATTTCCATCTGTGCATCGGCAGGTGAACGAAACTGGTCTGTCGAAAGTGACGCCTTCGCGTCGTTCAGGTGCAGCCGCTTGCAGACTGTGTGGAACAGCTGCCCAATGGCCTCGGCAATTTGTCCCTCGCCCCTGAGCCGTTCGCCGAAGTCGGAGCATGAGAGGTTTCCGTTGCGGATGTCGCGTATGCGGTTAACAATTGCCGGAGCACGCTCGGGCATTTCCCGCTGCAGCCAATCGATGAACAGGTCCTTCACGGCATTGGGAAGCCGTACCATGGTAGAGCTGGCATACCTCGCCCCGCGGCGTGCGGCTTCCTGCACGATTGATGGAATCTCAGTGTCGTTCAAACCAGGGATGATCGGACACACGTTTACTCCGACAGGGATACCTGCCGTGGCAAGCATCTCGACCGTTTCAAGCCTCTTCGCCGGCGTGGATGTCCGCGGTTCCATCCGCCGGATGAGATCATGGTTGAGAGACGTGATACTGAGTGTGACAAGGACGAGATTGAGCGACGCGAGTTGTTTCAGGATATCGATATCACGCTGGACGAGCGCGTTCTTCGTGACGATCGAGACCGGATTGCGGTATTGAAGAAAGACTTCAAGACATTTTCGCGTGAGTCCGAGTTTTCGCTCAATGGGCTGGTAACAATCGGTATCCCCGGACATCATGACGATTTGCGGCTTCCAGTTCCGGTTTCGGAATTGCTTTTCCAGGAGCACATGCGCATCGTGCTTGACCATGATCTTGGTCTCGAAGTCCAATCCTGAAGAGAAACCGAGATATTCGTGCGTCGGGCGCGCGTAACAATAGATACAACCACGCTCGCACCCGCGGTATGGATTCAGGCTGTACGTGAACGGGATATCGGGACTATCGTTTTTCGCGAGGATGGACTTTGTGTGATCGCTGTAGAATTTGGTGAGGACGTCTCGATCGGGCTCGGGATCTATGAAATACTGAGCCAGATCTTCCCCTACTTTATCAACGGTGACGGATTCAAACCGGTTCGGAGGATTAAAACCCGCACCGCGTCCCTTTTTCATTTCTTCCCGTCTCACAATGCCTTCCTCTCGGGTTTGTTTCACTCATGAATGGCACACTGATGACGCAGAAAATACACAAGATTGTCACTGATTGATGATCAGTGATCATCCTGTATCATCAGTGTCATCTGTGTGCTATTCATGAAAATGACCACTCTCGGTTGATAAACTCCAAATTCTGAAAGTCTTGTCCGACCTATGGCACCTTCCTAGTTTCCCACCCGCATGTGCAACAGCGGAATCTGTTTGGCCAAGGCCTCCGCACGCGCATGCAGCAGACGGCCACGCTTCGATGTTATCTTCTGTACCGGAGGCGTAAGGCCGAGTTCGTCCTTGAGCGTCTGCACATCGTACCCGAACGGAAAGAGCAGTGTCTCCGCCGCCTTCAACGCAAACTCCGTGTACTGTTCGATGTCGTACCCATCCTCGAACGCATACAGCGCGAGCGGCTTTGCTTTCTCCGGCTTCTTTTTCCCCGATTGATCGAGGATAATAAACTCGATCGATTCGCCGGCCGCGAGCGATACCCCCATTCCCTGCACCAGCTTCGCGACAACGGCACTGAGGCTGTTGTTCGTGTACTCATCCGCCTCCTTGGTGATGTGACGGCGGAGAACCAACTCCATCGGGTTCGCCTTCCCGCTGCGTAGCACAGCAACGGCATTCCGTACAATCTCCACGAGATCGGGAACAAGCCCCCGTAGATCTTCAACGTTGTGCGCGCCAGACATCCGGTTCAGCATTGCCGTTTGCATGGTTTTGATAAACTTCGGTGTGTCGCGGCGTCGGGCTTCGATGCCACGGATCTTGATCTCGTCGTGGTGATACCACCCGACGTACCGGTTCGCCGTGGTGATCTCGGGATCGATTTTCGATGCGGGAAAGAGAATCCAGTTGTACATCCCCTCTAATGAAATATCGATACCCACTCTGCGGGAAATCGTACGGGCAAGCTCTTCGCACTCCTGTTCGGTCGCCCCCTCTTTCTTGATCCAGACACAATCGATGATGGCGTGAAGGAGATGAAACCCATGCTCCTCGGCAATTTCTTTTGCCATCAGGATTGCGTCGCGGGAAAACGCGTTGACCGACTCGTGCGCCTCGATCTTCCCGAACCGTGCGTTCTTGTAGCCAAGATAGCCAAAGCAGCTGACGAGCATCCACTTCAGGGCGTTCTGGCGGCGGTCGTACTTCCGGAACAACACATCGTCCTTCCCCTTGTATTTCTTTTTCATCGCCTTGTAGTACGCACGTTTCTCTACAACCGCCTTGAGCGTTGCAGGCACTATGCCTACGCGTTTTTCGCAAATCGAGTAGCCAAGCTCCGGCACCTTTTCGTTCTTGCAGCACCGGCAGTTCACCGTCTCCGGTGAAACGTTGTGTGTCACCATGATCGTCGGATACATCGATACAAAATCGAGTTCCGCCACCTCTTCATGATAGCCGAGCGGCGGGTTGAAGATGAGTCCACCCCGATCGGCCAGCAGGAGCGTTGCAGCCGATTTGAAATCTTCCGGCTCACGTTTTTTCGACGGAATCAGGATATTGTGCTGGTACGCCCACGATAGCTGGAGTGACGACATCGACGTACCGATGCTTGCCCGCCCCTGCCGCTGGCCGCACATTTGCGTCAGGCGCGCCATCTCGAACAGGCCGTCCAGGTCCGCTTCGGCAACCGTCATCGAGTTGGTGGCATCCACATGCCATCGCCCGGCAAGCTCAAATGCACCATCTTTGTGGACAACCTTGCCGTACTGAAAGAAGCTCGATTCCTTCGTCGTTACATATCCCGCATCCTGATCGCGATTCAGCAGCAGCGGTACCTTGTGCTGTTGTGCCAGCGCTGTCAATTGCGGCATCAGGACTGCATCGCCGTAATCGGTCAGAATAATATCCGGATCGTACCGGTGCAGATGCCAGTTCAGCGATTCCAGAACCTCCTCTCCTGTTTCCTGTTCGAGCACATACGTGCGGTCCTCGTACGTCACCTCGAGCTGGAGACGCTTCTGGTACTTCGGCGGAACAAAATCGTTTCCGTTCCGGAGCAGCAGGATGGAAAACGGCGGGAGTGCATACTCCGTTGCTTCGCGTGAATCGCGCAGCCTCCACTCGATGAGTTCCTCCTGCTCATCGATCTCATACTCGCCGAAGCCGAGCGGAAAGAGCGTCGTCGCGTATAAAAAAAGCTGCGGGACAAGGATATCGGAATTGAAGAACGCGAAGTGCGGAAAGAAGCGCTCGTAGTACCACACAACCTCGCGGAAACGCGTCGTGTCGTGTACGTGAATTTCGAGCACGTCGAGCAGCTCGCCGGAATAGATTTCTGTCTTCGTCGTGCGTGTGACCGTGACGGGAACCGGACAGCGCTCGGCAAGTACCTCGGCACGCCGGGCATCGGATGTGTTCAGGTGAAGAAAAAAGGAGGGCGTGAACCTTCGAAAACAGCGGTGCTTCCCGCCGTTCTCATCGATGAACCAGAGCGTGATGCCCCGGGACGAAGGATAACAATCGAATAACCAACCGGTGAGTGTGTGGGGCATAAATTCAGCGGGATGATGAAAAATAAACCGCCAAGCACGCCAAGAACCGCAAAGAATAGATAGGGGTATTTCTGCAGGTCAACACTCCAACTACCTAGCGTTCTTGGCGGACTTTGCGGTTCATCTTTGTTAACAAACAAAATCACGGTTTCTCATCGGCGAGACGGCCTTCGAGCCGGACAATCCGATCCTGCAACTGGTTGATCAACTTTCGCTGCTCGACTGCAATGGAAACGACGATGCTCTCAAAGGGAATTGTCCGCATCGCATAAAAATTTTCCGCGAGGTGAAGTTTCGCCGCACGGAAGACATCGTCAAAGACGTTCTGGTCTTCTTTGCGAAGTCCCCGGCGGTATTTCGACCAGCTCGCAATTTCGCTGTCAATGATATTGGTAAACGTCGGGACAGTCCGCCCCATACCGATCGCTCCTTTCGTCTCCCATACTCATATTGTTTAACCACGGATCACACAGAAACCACACGGATTGCCACAGATTGTTTTGTCCGCGTAAATCCGTCACATCCGTGTCATCCGTGGTTATTCTTTCCTGCGTTCATTCCTATTCGTCTTCGGCAAACGTCAGGATATATCCGTTGACGTCCTTGATGGAAAACTCCGTGGCTCCGTAAAACGTTTTTTCCAGTCCCTTGAGAACCGTGACTTTGTCTTTCACGCTTGTAAAAAAAACTCGGATGTTCTTCAGCTTGATGTACAGCAGCAGCGAACCCCCATCGCGGCGGCTGACATCCGGCAACGCGTCACCCAGGCTGGTGAACGTCTGGAACATGAGAGAAACACTGCCGCAGGTCATCATCGCCCATACATAATCCCCCTGTTCGGGGACAGTCATGGCCAGCTCAAAGCCGAGGATTTTGTAAAACGCTATCGTTGCATTCATGTCTTTTACAAAAATGTTTGGGGAGAGACTTTCCATGGCTGCACCTTTTGTGTTGAGTGGGTGATGTTATGAACCAGGATTCGCTTTATCCATGTCAATCCGTAACAATCTGTGTTATCCGTGGTTGCTTTGTGTTTAACCACGGATTACACGGAAACAGCACGGATGATCACAGATTTGTTTAATCCGTGTCTTCTGTGGTTAATTTCGATGCCTTTCGGTCATTCGTGAGGATTCGCCTGACGATCTGAGGTTTAGGCCCAAAGTTTAGCAACAACCCTACTTCAATCTCAGTGCTTTTTAAGTAGTTGATCAGCTGAGCTTCATGTTCGGGAGCAAGAACTTCTGCTGCTTTCAATTCCAGGACAACACAATCATTCACTACAAGATCTGCATAGTAATCACCTACTCGTTGCGCGTCATAGAAAACTTCTACTCGTTTCTGTTGCTCACTGATCAATCCTTTCTTCCGCAGCTCGATCGCCAGGGCATTTTCATACACCTTCTCAAGAAAACCATAACCTAAACCATTGTAGACGGTATAGAAAGCGCTGATGATCTTTCCTGTGAGTGCTTCGTGTATCATAGACATGCTCCCTCATCCATATCAATCTGTGTCATCCATGGTTGCTTTGTGTTTAACCACGGATTACACGGAAACAGCACGCCTGCCTGCCGAAGTGCCTTCGGCACGCAGGCAGGGATGATCACAGATTCATTTTCATCCGTGTAAATCTGTAACGATCCGCGTCATCCGTGGTTGCTTTGTCTTTATCCGCGCAGCGAGCGCTGGCCGGTCATCGTTCCTTTCTCCAGCAATACCACCGGTCGATTGGTGCCATCGTCTGTGAGCCGGTAGATCGTATCCATCCCGGTCTTGAGCGTCGTGAACAACTGGTTGCGCTCCTTCGGCAGGACGTTCCACTCCGTGCATGCCAGCAGCACGGAAACGCCGTTTCCTTTGATATCCTGCAATGTCCCGAGCAGCCGCCGCAGAATTTGCTGCACTTCCCGGAACGACGCCTGTTCGTCATAGAATGTGTCGAGCAAGCCGAAGATCATCGCGATGTTTGAGCCAATGGACTCGAGAAACAGCGGCAACCGCGCACTGACCGCCTGCTCCATCTGGTAACAGGTAAAACCGCGGGAAATGAAAATGCGGCGCAGGAATTCATCCGGGTCGATGCGCCGCTCACGCGCAAAGCGGGAGAGCAGATGCACATTGAACCGGTTACACCCATCCACCACCGCAACGGAACTCCCCTGTGTCATCGCATGGGCCGCCATCCTGAGTGAGAGATTGAAGATGAACTTGTCGCCGTACAATAGACAGACCTTGCCCGGGGGCGCAACAAATGATTGGACCAGCGCCTGGGAAGCGATGGGGCCTGGAAGATGTCCGGCATCCGAAGAGAACATCATAGCTGTCACTTCCTAGGTCAGCGTAGTATTGACATAAGGGAAAGAATTATATATACTATTGTCAGTATAATTATCTATCTGAAGGTGGTTCTATGCAAAAGGTCATGCTCACCCTGCCGGACGATCTCCTTGAGGAAATTGCCCGCGCCATGCAGCACAGCCAACAGAATCGGAGCGCGTTCGTCCGTCAAGCCGTGCGCGAGCACGTCGACCGTCTGAAGAAGAAAGAACGAGAGCAATTGATGGCCGAAGGATATTGCGAACAAGCTAAAGAAAACAAGCGCGACGCCAAAGCATACCTGAGAACAACTCGCGATCTCGGAGAAGACAAATAATGCCGTTCAAACGGGGTGATATTGTCTTGCTGCCATTCCCGTACGTTCAGAACTACAAAAAGGGGAAAACCCGCCCAGCACTCGTCGTCCAGAATAACATTGCAAACGAGTTTAGCCCCAATGTGATCGTGGCTTTGATCTCTTTGGCCCTTCCGTCAAAAGCGTACCCAATGCATTTCTTGATTGACCTTGACGCCGAACCTCGCTGCGGACTAACCAAGAATTCAATTGTTAAATCAGAGGTTGTCATCACGATTCCCAAAGAGGCCGTGGTACGAAAGTTGGGATCTCTGTCCAGCATGGCAATGAAAAGCGTCGACGAGTGTCTTCGAATAAGCCTGGCACTCGATTAACTCTCTCACCCCCTTCACACCTTATGTGCGGCCGCTACGCCATTATCGATGGAAAAAAAGTGCTTGTCGCCTACACGGCACTCAACAAAGCGAAGATTACAGACACAGTGTTTCAAGAACTTCCGCTCTACAACGCTGCTCCCATGCAGCGCCTCCCCGTGTTTGCCGTCCGGCACGACGAGCTCGTTGCAGAACCGATGCAATGGTGGCTGATTCCTCACTGGTCAAAAGACGGAAAACCGGCGTTCTCCTCTTTCAACGCCAAAGCCGAAACGCTGGACCAGAGCAAGCTGTTCGCCACCTATTTCAAAGGAAGCCGCTGTCTCATTCCCGCCGATGCGTTCTACGAATGGCAGCGTGTGACAACAACGCAAGAGGTCCGCGGCAAGTCAAAGAAGGTTGAAGAAAAACATCCCATGTGCATCCGCATGAAGGACGAGGCCCCCATGCTGCTTGCCGGATTGTTTTCCATCTGGAAGGATGCAACGGGAAACGAGCGCCCCACGTTCACGATCATCACCACCGAACCGAACGAGTTGATGGCCCCGATTCATAACCGTATGCCCGTCATCCTGCCGGAACAGCACATCGAACAGTGGCTCGACCGGTCGTATAAGGACACCGCGAACCTTAAACAACTCCTCGCCCCCTACCCGGCAAAAAAGATGAAAGCCCACCGCGTTTCATCATTCGTCAGCAATCCGCGCAATGAGTCGGCGGAGTGTATGAAAGAGGTGGAATAGAAATCAGCGGCCTGCCCTGAGCGAGCTTCTTTTGCGAGTCGAAGGGTCAGCAATTAGCTTGTAGCCAACAGCTAATAGCTATCAGCTAAAAGCCGCATGTTTATACCTGTTACGCCACCTCCGCAAACAACGGATGCTGCACGTTGACCGGCGCGCTGATCTGTTTCAGCGCGGGAAACGCTGCGACAAGATTCTGCGGCACGAGAACGCGGTGCTTATGGCGCACCAGATGCCGCAGCTGAAATCCGTTCACCAGTGAATTCGCCTCCGGGTCGTTGTGAAAAACGACAAAGGTCGTGCTGCCGCGCTGCCGCATCTGTTCAATCAGCGCGAGCAAATCTCCGAGTTCGCGGTCGTTGTACAGATAACGGTACCGGTCGCTGACAAGGTAGTTTCCGCTCTGGTGCTTCGTGAACGGACGATCCCACGTCATCACGTTTCTCCCCATCATCCGGAAGTATGCTGCACCGTTCCACGACTGACTCGTGAACGGCATATGCTGCTTGATGCCCGGCAGATCGACATTCACCATGTGGAGTTTGTTTTCCTGGAAGAAGTTGTACATCAACGGGCTGTTCCAGGAATTGTGCCGGACTTCCACAAACAGCCGATGTGGCTGGAACGCTTTTGCAAGCTGCATCAGGTACGTGCGGCGTTCACCGATGTTGGTAAAGGAATACGGGAACTGGATGAGGAGCCCTCCCAGTTTCCCGGCCGCAGCGAGGGGCTCCAGCATGCGGTGCACGGCCCGTACATCGCCGTAATCGGCTGTGTAGGTATGCGTAAATCCGTTGAAAAGCTTTACGGTAAAAATAAAATCCTTGTTCCCCGATACATCCGTCAGCCACCGCCGCGCATGGGCGGGCGACAGCGACGTGTTATAGAAGGTGGCGTTGATCTCGACGCTGTCGAAAAACTGGCTGTAGTACTCCAGCTTCCGAAAATCCTTTCTGGGACGCGGCGGATAAAAGACCTTGCTGAACGGCTCCAGATCCCATCCCCCCATCCCGACGAAGATTTTTTCCCGATCAAGATTCATAGCGCCTCTCCTTCTCTGATCTGTGGTTTCCGAAAAGCGTTAAAATTATTACGCAAAGACGCGAAGAAAGATTTTAGAGTGAATCCCGACTTTGCGTGAGATGCTTTTAAAAATACTTGACAGCAACCGGAAATTTGCCTATCTTTGCCTGACCAATCATACGACATTTTTGTCGTCTTGTCAAGAAGAAAGTTGACAAAATTGTCATTTGGGAATATTACACTACCAAGACACAAAGAACAGCGTCTATCGACTAACCGCCAATTAACCAATCACCATTTAACCAAAGGTTCTTCTCGCTCTTCCACGCGAAGGATTTTCTCATGAAGCATACCATTGCACAACGGATCCGTCAGGCACGCACAGAGAAAGAAATGGACCAGGCAAAACTCGCTGCGAAGCTCGATGTAGCGGTGCGCACTGTGCAGCGATGGGAAAAAGGGGAGCAGGTGCCCGATAGCAATTACCTCATGCGTATCGCGAAGGTCACGGGCGTGGCGCCGCATTGGCTCCTCGCGGGCGCCGGCGAGATGTACGCCACGTCGCAGGGGGAATCGAAAATCATTCCATTGCCGACCAGCCGCTACAAGCGCGTGGAGCTCGTCTCGCTCCCGCTCCTCTCCTCCGTCCCAGGCGGCGCGCCGAGCTTGATGTTCCATCCCGACTACGTGGAGAAGTACATCACGGTCGACGACATCAAGGATTCAAACGCGTTCGCGTTGGAGGTAAAAGGAAACAGCATGGCGCCGCGCATCGAAGACGGCGACATCATTGTCGTCAGTCCGAAGCTCGAGTCGCGCACCGGGGACATCTGCGTGGTGCGCATAAACGAAGAGGATACAGTGAAGCGGGTTAAAATTGAAGATCAGTTCATCCATCTCATACCGCTGAATCAGGAATATGAACCGATGGCGGTACGAAAGAAGGATGTGTCGTTTATGTGGAGAGTGGTGAAGGTGATCAAAAGCGTCTAGGGTGGTTCTGGATAGTGAACAGTAAATAGTGAACAGTTGCAACGGTGTACTGTTTTCTGTTCACGATGATGAATTTCTTTCACCCCCACGTCTCCCGTCTTACGTCTCACGTCTTCTTTATTTACTTCATTCTTACAAGCACGATCCCCGATTTCCCATTTAACTCACAACGCAGGTCTGCCTTCCCTTCAATCACTCTTCCCGTCAATTCGTTGCGGTATTTCCATACACCGTTGACTTTCAGGTTGGCGGTTTGCGCAGCGCCGCCATTGTTGATCACAACAATCACATCATTGTCGCCTGAGGATCTCCTAAATGCATAGATGTTCTTCGCATCATCCACTAGGAGCGGCGTGAAATCACCGCGTCGCAACGCCGCATTTTCATTGCGAATCCGAACAAGCGCTTTGTAGTACTTGAACAGATCGCCGTCAAACTTCATGGCATCATTCGTTCGGGTCCTGCCCGGAATCGGGTGTGATCGCTCGTTTTCGTACGCTAGGTCAGCCCACAGCATCGGCTTCCTGTCGTCTGGATCGTCAGCTCCCCACATTCCCGACTCATCGCCGTAGTAGATCATGGGGGCGCCAACATAGCTCATCTGGAAAAGAAGCATCAGTTTCTGTATCTGCCTTGCCTCCCCGGTTGGTTTGCCCACATTGTAGTCCGGATTGTTTCGCAGCCCGTTCTGATCATCGTACTTGCGATTGGGATTCATGATCATAGACCCCAGCCTGTCCGTGTCGTGACTGTCGATCAGGTTTTGCAGCACGTAGCTGATTTCGCCCGGATAATCTTGGCGAATGGCCGCCAACTCACGGTCGAACTCTGACGGTTTCAGATGCCGCCTGTCTGTGTCTATAAAGAACCGCACCACCGCACGCGCAAAAGGATAGTTCATCACCGCGTCGAACTCGTCCCCGCCGAGCCACTTCGACGCATCATCCCAAATCTCGCCGACGATGTACGCGTCCGGGTTGATCGCCTTCACCTGATTCCTCCACCCCTTCCAGAACAGATGTGAGACTTCGTTCCCAACATCCAGTCTCCATCCGTCAATGCCATCGGAAGGATCACCATCCCCGTTCGGGTCCATCC of the Ignavibacteriales bacterium genome contains:
- a CDS encoding PA0069 family radical SAM protein produces the protein MKKGRGAGFNPPNRFESVTVDKVGEDLAQYFIDPEPDRDVLTKFYSDHTKSILAKNDSPDIPFTYSLNPYRGCERGCIYCYARPTHEYLGFSSGLDFETKIMVKHDAHVLLEKQFRNRNWKPQIVMMSGDTDCYQPIERKLGLTRKCLEVFLQYRNPVSIVTKNALVQRDIDILKQLASLNLVLVTLSITSLNHDLIRRMEPRTSTPAKRLETVEMLATAGIPVGVNVCPIIPGLNDTEIPSIVQEAARRGARYASSTMVRLPNAVKDLFIDWLQREMPERAPAIVNRIRDIRNGNLSCSDFGERLRGEGQIAEAIGQLFHTVCKRLHLNDAKASLSTDQFRSPADAQMEIF
- a CDS encoding GxxExxY protein, whose product is MIHEALTGKIISAFYTVYNGLGYGFLEKVYENALAIELRKKGLISEQQKRVEVFYDAQRVGDYYADLVVNDCVVLELKAAEVLAPEHEAQLINYLKSTEIEVGLLLNFGPKPQIVRRILTNDRKASKLTTEDTD
- a CDS encoding ribbon-helix-helix domain-containing protein, with product MQKVMLTLPDDLLEEIARAMQHSQQNRSAFVRQAVREHVDRLKKKEREQLMAEGYCEQAKENKRDAKAYLRTTRDLGEDK
- a CDS encoding type II toxin-antitoxin system PemK/MazF family toxin, whose amino-acid sequence is MPFKRGDIVLLPFPYVQNYKKGKTRPALVVQNNIANEFSPNVIVALISLALPSKAYPMHFLIDLDAEPRCGLTKNSIVKSEVVITIPKEAVVRKLGSLSSMAMKSVDECLRISLALD
- a CDS encoding SOS response-associated peptidase, whose product is MCGRYAIIDGKKVLVAYTALNKAKITDTVFQELPLYNAAPMQRLPVFAVRHDELVAEPMQWWLIPHWSKDGKPAFSSFNAKAETLDQSKLFATYFKGSRCLIPADAFYEWQRVTTTQEVRGKSKKVEEKHPMCIRMKDEAPMLLAGLFSIWKDATGNERPTFTIITTEPNELMAPIHNRMPVILPEQHIEQWLDRSYKDTANLKQLLAPYPAKKMKAHRVSSFVSNPRNESAECMKEVE
- a CDS encoding DUF72 domain-containing protein, whose translation is MNLDREKIFVGMGGWDLEPFSKVFYPPRPRKDFRKLEYYSQFFDSVEINATFYNTSLSPAHARRWLTDVSGNKDFIFTVKLFNGFTHTYTADYGDVRAVHRMLEPLAAAGKLGGLLIQFPYSFTNIGERRTYLMQLAKAFQPHRLFVEVRHNSWNSPLMYNFFQENKLHMVNVDLPGIKQHMPFTSQSWNGAAYFRMMGRNVMTWDRPFTKHQSGNYLVSDRYRYLYNDRELGDLLALIEQMRQRGSTTFVVFHNDPEANSLVNGFQLRHLVRHKHRVLVPQNLVAAFPALKQISAPVNVQHPLFAEVA
- a CDS encoding XRE family transcriptional regulator; the encoded protein is MKHTIAQRIRQARTEKEMDQAKLAAKLDVAVRTVQRWEKGEQVPDSNYLMRIAKVTGVAPHWLLAGAGEMYATSQGESKIIPLPTSRYKRVELVSLPLLSSVPGGAPSLMFHPDYVEKYITVDDIKDSNAFALEVKGNSMAPRIEDGDIIVVSPKLESRTGDICVVRINEEDTVKRVKIEDQFIHLIPLNQEYEPMAVRKKDVSFMWRVVKVIKSV
- a CDS encoding glycoside hydrolase family 13 protein, yielding MRHFFRLLIAIAALSSSSLAQVIVPQWAKDAIWYQMFPERFRNGDPANDPTRAELEMAAERGWAVSPWTSDWYKLQPWEEKFNGGFYGNVFERRYGGDIQGVVDKLDYLRDLGITAIYFNPVFDAISLHKYDASTYHHIDHTFGPNPRGDQQSITAETDDPATWKWTSADSLFLTLIKEAHRRGIRVIIDGVFNHSGTRFFAFQDIMKNQQRSRYASWYDVRTWDDPATPQNEFTYKGWWDVRELPEFWEGDSGFVKPVWNYFFNITKRWMDPNGDGDPSDGIDGWRLDVGNEVSHLFWKGWRNQVKAINPDAYIVGEIWDDASKWLGGDEFDAVMNYPFARAVVRFFIDTDRRHLKPSEFDRELAAIRQDYPGEISYVLQNLIDSHDTDRLGSMIMNPNRKYDDQNGLRNNPDYNVGKPTGEARQIQKLMLLFQMSYVGAPMIYYGDESGMWGADDPDDRKPMLWADLAYENERSHPIPGRTRTNDAMKFDGDLFKYYKALVRIRNENAALRRGDFTPLLVDDAKNIYAFRRSSGDNDVIVVINNGGAAQTANLKVNGVWKYRNELTGRVIEGKADLRCELNGKSGIVLVRMK